One segment of Syngnathus typhle isolate RoL2023-S1 ecotype Sweden linkage group LG9, RoL_Styp_1.0, whole genome shotgun sequence DNA contains the following:
- the LOC133160211 gene encoding TLR adapter interacting with SLC15A4 on the lysosome yields the protein MLCEAKLLSMAYEEAEESCHPQYESQETTVGSSPRSTGGIVHRHHNTSEQERGMVGENPPEFSQLESLDLYKTQPVRENSPGIQVVSPRLGGDATFLVPSFCQSICQNYSDLHIGGDQVLPLSADNSDQVHADTEAAGPFLQSCDVPPPGEDSPPRRATQIGLLLSLRGGSNHWRHGSGRDRSFFSQGREGPFTNSLLNGYLEQKLLDLYQQYMMENMARNSGPVCPLLASEMVLTSLDQITLQLSRDGNLEAGMAKDMVMSCLLRVAGEAESSEMSTPFLQISSDGSKEVFNQDKEQ from the coding sequence ATGCTTTGTGAAGCGAAATTGCTGAGCATGGCCTACGAAGAAGCAGAAGAATCGTGCCACCCGCAGTACGAGAGCCAGGAGACTACTGTCGGATCTTCTCCCCGCTCTACAGGCGGCATTGTGCATCGTCATCACAATACGTCCGAGCAGGAGCGGGGCATGGTCGGCGAGAATCCTCCGGAATTCTCCCAGCTGGAGTCTTTGGATCTGTACAAAACACAGCCAGTCAGAGAGAACTCTCCGGGAATCCAGGTCGTTTCTCCTCGCCTGGGAGGCGACGCCACCTTCCTGGTTCCATCTTTCTGTCAGAGCATCTGCCAGAACTACAGCGACCTCCACATCGGAGGAGACCAGGTACTGCCCCTGTCGGCCGACAATTCGGATCAGGTGCACGCCGACACCGAGGCGGCGGGTCCCTTCTTGCAGTCCTGTGACGTCCCCCCGCCTGGAGAAGACTCCCCTCCGAGACGAGCTACACAGATTGGGCTCCTGCTGTCTCTCAGGGGAGGCTCCAACCACTGGAGACATGGAAGTGGTCGAGATCGgagctttttttcccaaggCCGCGAGGGACCCTTCACCAACTCCCTCCTGAACGGCTACCTGGAACAGAAGCTTCTGGACCTGTACCAGCAGTACATGATGGAGAACATGGCCAGGAATTCAGGCCCTGTCTGCCCCCTACTGGCCTCAGAGATGGTCCTGACCAGCCTGGACCAGATCACCTTGCAGCTGAGCCGGGATGGGAATCTGGAGGCGGGCATGGCCAAGGACATGGTGATGTCATGCCTGCTGAGGGTGGCTGGTGAAGCTGAGTCCAGCGAGATGAGCACACCTTTCCTGCAGATCTCCAGTGACGGATCCAAGGAGGTCTTCAACCAGGACAAAGAGCAATGA
- the nr0b1 gene encoding nuclear receptor subfamily 0 group B member 1: MATTLSGCRCRGASLRGNSRSNCSSHSHSSNSNSILYSILKSDREEQQHQTLHNLLQSHRTSSSSSSASSVASGPAWRHQEQQQQCSCGTTRRRGLLRSPQVTCKAASAILVKTLRFVKNVPCFRELPEDEQVVLIRSGWAPLLVLGLAQDRVDFETTETVEPSMLQRILTGAPQSQSESAAAQVTVADPSRGAGAGVSLADIETIKGFLKKCWSVDISTKEYAYLKGAVLFNPDLEGLRCLPYIQSLRREAHQALNEHVRLIHREDATRFAKLLIALSMLRSISPSVVAQLFFKPIIGSVNIEEVLMEMFYGK; encoded by the exons ATGGCCACGACGCTGTCGGGCTGCCGCTGTCGGGGTGCGAGCCTCCGCGGCAACAGCAGAAGCAACTGCagcagccacagccacagcagcaacagcaacagcatCCTTTACAGCATTCTTAAGAGTGACAGAGAGGAACAACAACACCAAACGCTACATAACTTACTCCAAAGCCACAggacctcctcctcatcctcgtcCGCCTCTTCTGTCGCCTCCGGGCCGGCGTGGCGACATCAGGAGCAGCAACAGCAGTGCTCCTGCGGGACAACGCGGCGCCGCGGGCTCCTGCGCTCCCCGCAGGTGACCTGCAAAGCAGCCTCCGCCATCCTGGTCAAGACGCTGCGATTCGTCAAGAACGTGCCGTGCTTCAGGGAGCTGCCCGAGGATGAGCAGGTGGTCCTGATCCGGAGCGGCTGGGCGCCCCTGTTGGTGCTCGGGTTGGCCCAGGACCGAGTGGACTTTGAGACCACGGAGACTGTGGAGCCGAGCATGCTGCAGCGGATTCTCACCGGGGCACCCCAAAGTCAGAGCGAATCAGCGGCGGCGCAGGTGACTGTGGCCGACCCAAGTCGAGGGGCTGGAGCCGGCGTGTCGTTGGCCGACATCGAAACCATTAAAGGCTTCTTGAAGAAGTGCTGGAGTGTTGACATCAGCACCAAGGAGTACGCCTATCTGAAGGGAGCCGTGCTCTTCAACCCGG ATCTGGAGGGTCTCCGCTGCCTACCGTACATCCAGTCGCTGCGGCGCGAGGCCCACCAGGCCCTCAATGAGCACGTCCGACTGATCCATCGCGAGGACGCCACACGCTTCGCCAAACTGCTCATCGCCCTGTCCATGCTGAGGTCCATCAGCCCTTCGGTGGTGGCCCAGCTCTTCTTCAAGCCCATCATCGGGAGCGTCAACATTGAGGAGGTGCTCATGGAGATGTTCTACGGGAAATAA
- the LOC133160194 gene encoding uncharacterized protein C13orf42 → MFRKINHVFRPNHHGKKEQDGFGPDYHSACTVRLVRSTSMLLVGERTQSSESATLKRSKSTVSVESNLYYYHRQEDRVWLYSHEQNCLEYLQALVALRRRYTKSVSDLNKGDIKATVSSKKKAAPPAAPKKKVSRATPSAPPIPNVEDTLQFLDEVIASCDSEPHRKPYSDDGHADVDFIVASSSAEHDLHSNWVLRVPRVAGDRQQEDVVVRANKKVPNKKTKSGSTSSRLRLQRNPIHLPKVVESALQTLRFKSKNS, encoded by the exons ATGTTTAGGAAGATCAACCATGTGTTCCGTCCCAATCATCACGGGAAAAAAGAGCAGGATGGCTTCGGGCCGGATTACCACAGCGCCTGCACTGTCAGGTTGGTCCGCAGTACCTCCATGCTGCTTGTGGGAGAGAGGACCCAGTCTTCTGAGAGTGCCACGTTGAAACGGAGCAAGAGCACCGTGAGCGTGGAGTCCAACTTGTACTACTACCACAGGCAAGAGGACCGCGTGTGGCTTTACTCCCATGAGCAGAACTGCCTGGAGTATCTGCAAGCGTTGGTGGCTCTGCGGCGACGCTACACAAAGAGTGTGAGCGACTTGAATAAAGGGGATATCAAAGCCACCGTGTCTTCCAAGAAGAAAGCGGCGCCGCCGGcagcgccaaaaaaaaaa GTATCGAGAGCAACGCCGTCGGCTCCACCCATACCCAATGTGGAGGACACGCTGCAATTTCTAGACGAGGTGATTGCGAGTTGCGACAGTGAACCTCATCGCAAACCTTACTCGGATGACGGCCACGCCGACGTGGACTTTATAG TGGCGTCCAGCTCAGCAGAACATGACCTCCACTCCAACTGGGTCTTGAGGGTTCCTCGGGTGGCAGGTGACAGGCAGCAGGAGGATGTTGTTGTCCGTGCCAACAAAAAAGTCCCCAATAAAAAAACCAAAAGCGGGTCGACCAGCAGTAGGTTGCGCCTGCAGAGGAACCCCATCCATTTGCCCAAAGTGGTGGAGAGCGCCTTGCAGACACTTCGTTTCAAATCCAAAAACTCATGA
- the rnaseh2b gene encoding ribonuclease H2 subunit B gives MPPKKKRMPTVQNNSWVVIAADSVIDIQMKENDPTFVRLRNPATDAGSLYMLSGGAGNVQLYEVKAFEEDFRSWFVGQSVQRDGRLLFVTPMDPLYLILPYLIKSAKEGKFQPADQMVMDEEFPACSRLLSCTRSLASMHHVVDEKEVGGLKFHRYNQEKTLAWLKKKVDKTVLVLKKKNISVGEGVQSSSYIRVKMDSESSNEDYLGYAHGLISEYISKDLSKELRQHLQLPEITSPKETEPPSKKRKLSDKPVEAGEDYTKFNSGEFARKPPKKMTAAQKNLAKVDKSGMKTMSSFFRPKVKEEKK, from the exons ATGCCCCCCAAAAAGAAGCGAATGCCCACCGTACAGAACAATAGCTGGGTTGTTATTGCTGCAG ACTCCGTCATAGACATCCAGATGAAGGAGAATGACCCCACCTTTGTGAGATTACGGAATCCAGCCACAG ATGCAGGTTCCCTCTACATGCTGAGCGGCGGCGCTGGGAATGTGCAACTTTACGAGGTCAAAGCATTTGAAGAAGACTTTCGTTCCTGGTTTGTTGGCCAGTCAGTCCAGAGAG ATGGGAGGCTGCTGTTTGTCACACCGATGGATCCTCTTTATCTCATTTTGCCCTATTTGATCAAATCTGCAAAAGAA GGCAAGTTCCAGCCGGCGGATCAAATGGTGATGGATGAAGAGTTTCCAGCGTGTAGCAGACTGCTGAGCTGCACGCGTTCCTTGGCCTCCATGCATCACGTAGTGGATGAAAAAG AGGTGGGAGGCCTCAAGTTTCACCGATATAATCAAGAAAAAACACTGGCTTGGTTAAAGAAGAAG gtagaCAAAACAGTCCTTGTGCTCAAGAAGAAGAACATCTCTGTGGGGGAGGGAGTTCAGTCCTCCTCTTATATTCGAGTCAAGATGGATTCCGAGTCAAGTAACG AGGACTACCTTGGCTACGCCCATGGCCTGATATCAGAATACATCAGCAAAGACCTGAGCAAGGAACTTCGCCAGCACTTGCA GTTACCGGAGATCACAAGTCCAAAGGAGACTGAACCACCTTCAAAG AAGCGGAAACTGTCCGACAAGCCGGTGGAGGCGGGAGAAGACTATACCAAATTCAACAGCGGAGAGTTTGCTCGCAAA CCACCCAAGAAGATGACGGCCGCTCAGAAGAATCTGGCAAAGGTGGATAAGAGTGGCATGAAAACAATGTCGTCCTTCTTTCGCCCCAAAGTGaaagaggaaaagaaatga